One region of Sebastes fasciatus isolate fSebFas1 chromosome 1, fSebFas1.pri, whole genome shotgun sequence genomic DNA includes:
- the cacna1da gene encoding calcium channel, voltage-dependent, L type, alpha 1D subunit, a isoform X4 — translation MSANGPAPDPAPSAPEAPPAPTPAPAAAPAAPAAPPAPAPPALPAPVSSTIPVGALAQKKRQQYAKSKKQGSNANSRPPRALFCLKLNNPIRRACISLVEWKPFDIFILIAIFANCMALAVYVPFPADDSNSTNHDLETVEYAFLIIFTIETFLKIIAYGLVMHQNAYVRNGWNMLDFVIVVIGLFSVVLELLTKEEKVEVEGDLHPSMHGHGGKPGGFDVKALRAFRVLRPLRLVSGVPSLQVVLNSIIKAMVPLLHIALLVLFVIIIYAIIGLELFIGKMHATCFFPGSGMTPDSIAEEEPAPCAISGHGRQCPINGSECREGWRGPNGGITNFDNFLFAMLTVFQCITMEGWTDVLYWMNDAMGFELPWVYFVSLVIFGSFFVLNLVLGVLSGEFSKEREKAKARGDFQKLREKQQLEEDLKGYLDWITQAEDIDPDNEDEADEGSKRNRVTLADLTEKKKGRFGWFSQSSDTHASVPASETESVNTENQNGEDEKTPCCGPLCQKISKSKFSRRWRRWNRFCRRKCRLAVKSVPFYWLVIILVFLNTLTISSEHYNQPMWLTQVQDVANKVLLAMFTCEMLVKMYSLGLQAYFVSLFNRFDCFVVCGGITETILVELEIMSPLGISVFRCVRLLRIFKVTRHWQSLSNLVASLLNSMKSIASLLLLLFLFIIIFSLLGMQVFGGKFNFDETQTKRSTFDNFPQALLTVFQILTGEDWNAVMYDGIMAYGGPSSSGMIVCFYFIILFICGNYILLNVFLAIAVDNLADAESLNTDGGGKKGDKKEEEKDDKVSLLSELYINLYLQFTRSYTHFINFLFVCKEEEEENDETAAEEEDPEVPSGPRPVLSDLVKKEKITPIPEGSAFFIFSTTNPFRVFCHKLINHHIFTNLILVFIMLSSVSLAAEDPIRNFSARNIILGYFDYAFTAIFTVEIVLKMTTYGAFLHKGAFCRNYFNLLDLLVVGVSLVSFGIQSSAISVVKILRVLRVLRPLRAINRAKGLKHVVQCVFVAIRTIGNIMIVTTLLQFMFACIGVQLFKGKFYRCTDEAKSAPDECKGTYILYKDGDVNQPTIHKRLWHNSDFNFDNVLMAMMALFTVSTFEGWPSLLYKAIDSNRENLGPIYNYRVEISIFFIIYIIIIAFFMMNIFVGFVIVTFQEQGEKEYKNCELDKNQRQCVEYALKARPLRRYIPKNPYQYKFWYVVNSTGFEYIMFVLIMLNTLCLAVQHYGQSALFNYVMDILNMVFTTVFTVEMVLKLIAFKPRHYFTDAWNTFDALIVVGSVVDIAITEVNNTEDSARISITFFRLFRVMRLVKLLSRGEGIRTLLWTFIKSFQALPYVALLIAMLFFIYAVIGMQVFGKVAMVDGTHINRNNNFQTFPQAVLLLFRCATGEAWQEIMLACIAGKLCDPESDYNPGEEMTCGSGFAIIYFISFYMLCAFLIINLFVAVIMDNFDYLTRDWSILGPHHLDEFKRIWSEYDPEAKGRIKHLDVVTLLRRIQPPLGFGKLCPHRVACKRLVAMNMPLNSDGTVMFNATLFALVRTALKIKTEAGNLEQANEELRAVIKKIWKRTSMKLLDQVVPPAGDDEVTVGKFYATFLIQDYFRKFKKRKEEGLVGAHPTQNNTAIALQAGLRTLHDIGPEIRRAISCDLQDDELVDFIPEEDEEIYRRNGGLFGNHLMNGGHRRSNGHQTNATQRPLQVQPPPHYAHMEQPVGRLSRANAMSHPNHHHHHHHHHRHHNSYGKSPKSTNINLNNANVSSLPNGGHHRYYEHAPPNGYPGLRNAYYDYEKPRTPQGQRRRYYETYVRSHGVDGHHPTIRREEEFEEDRLSGEYYSGEEFYEDDSMLSGDRYQNSDAEYETPKGYHHPDSYYEDDEQPLYRDSRRSPKRRLLPATPQGIIPPGHRRPSFNFECLRRQSSQDELPHQRTALPLHLMQHQVMAVAGLDSSRAHRLSPTRSTRSWATPPATPASKDQSPYYTPLIRVDHPHRESAASSQVSVRKSSWYTDDPEFSQRMYSPVHLQVPPEYHSQYHQKRGSATSLVEAVLISEGLGRYAKDPKFVAATKHEIADACEMTIDEMESAASHLLNGGMAPSVNGVNVFPILTPRDYELQDTAASYSDEEPETEPRAPYEEDLADEMICITTL, via the exons ACTCTTCAGTGTTGTCTTGGAGCTTTTGACCAAAGAAGAGAAGGTAGAGGTTGAAGGAGATCTCCATCCGTCGATGCACGGACACGGAGGTAAACCAGGTGGTTTCGATGTTAAAGCCCTACGAGCCTTCCGTGTGCTGCGACCCCTGCGGCTAGTCTCAGGAGTACCCA GTTTACAGGTGGTGTTGAACTCCATCATTAAAGCCATGGTACCTCTCCTTCACATCGCCCTCCTGGTCTTGTTCGTCATCATCATCTATGCTATTATCGGCCTGGAGCTCTTCATCGGTAAAATGCACGCGACCTGCTTTTTTCCTGGCTCAGGGATGACCCCAG ATTCGATAGCAGAAGAGGAACCAGCTCCATGTGCGATCTCAGGGCACGGGCGCCAATGCCCCATCAACGGCAGCGAGTGTAGGGAAGGCTGGCGAGGTCCAAACGGTGGCATCACCAATTTTgacaacttcctgtttgccaTGCTGACGGTGTTTCAGTGCATCACCATGGAGGGCTGGACGGACGTGCTGTACTGG ATGAACGATGCTATGGGCTTTGAGCTTCCATGGGTGTACTTTGTCAGTCTTGTGATCTTCGGCTCCTTTTTCGTTCTTAACCTGGTTTTGGGTGTGTTGAGCGG AGAGTTCtccaaggagagagagaaggccaAAGCTCGCGGAGACTTCCAGAAGCTGCGTGAGaagcagcagctggaggaggatcTGAAGGGTTACCTGGACTGGATCACTCAGGCCGAAGACATAGACCCTGACAACGAggatgaggccgatgaggggAGCAAGCGCAACC GGGTGACTCTGGCTGACCTCactgagaagaagaaaggaaggtTTGGGTGGTTCAGCCAGTCGTCCGACACTCATG CGAGCGTTCCAGCCAGCGAAACAGAATCTGTGAACACCGAGAATCAAAACGGGGAGGATGAAAAGACGCCATGCTGCGGACCTCTGTG TCAAAAAATTTCCAAGTCAAAGTTCAG TCGGCGCTGGCGCCGCTGGAACAGGTTCTGCCGCAGGAAGTGCCGGTTGGCTGTCAAATCGGTGCCTTTCTATTGGCTGGTCATCATCCTGGTGTTCCTCAACACGCTCACTATATCATCAGAGCATTACAACCAGCCCATGTGGCTGACACAAGTGCAGG ATGTGGCCAACAAGGTGCTGCTAGCAATGTTCACATGTGAAATGTTGGTGAAGATGTACAGTCTCGGGCTACAGGCCTATTTCGTGTCACTGTTCAACCGCTTCGACTGCTTCGTGGTGTGTGGAGGAATCACTGAAACCATTCTGGTGGAGCTGGAGATCATGTCTCCTCTCGGTATCTCAGTGTTCCGCTGCGTTCGCCTGCTGAGGATCTTCAAGGTCACACG TCACTGGCAGTCTCTAAGTAACCTGGTGGCGTCCCTGCTCAACTCCATGAAGTCCATCGcttccctgctgctgctgctcttcctcttcatcatcatcttctccCTGCTGGGCATGCAGGTGTTCGGTGGAAAGTTCAACTTTGACGAGACCCAGACCAAGAGGAGCACCTTTGACAACTTCCCCCAAGCCCTTCTCACTGTGTTTCAG ATCCTGACCGGAGAAGACTGGAACGCTGTTATGTACGATGGAATCATGGCCTACGGAGGCCCTTCCTCTTCCGGGATGATCGTGTGCTTTTACTTCATCATCCTCTTCATCTGTGGAAACT ATATCCTCCTGAATGTCTTTTTGGCTATCGCTGTGGACAACTTGGCAGATGCAGAGTCTCTCAACACGGACGGTGGAGGAAAGAAAGG GgacaaaaaggaggaggaaaaagatgacAAGGTATCCTTACTTTCAGAATTAtacattaatttatatttacagtttacaAGGAGTTATACGCACTTTATAAACTTTCTATTTGTCTgtaaggaggaagaggaggagaatgacGAAACtgcggcggaggaggaggatccAGAAGTCCCGTCGGGGCCTCGGCCGGTCCTCTCTGACCTGGTAAAGAAGGAGAAGATCACTCCGATCCCAGAGGGAAGCGCCTTCTTCATCTTCAGCACCACAAACCC GTTTCGTGTGTTTTGCCACAAACTCATCAACCACCACATATTCACCAACCTCATCCTGGTGTTCATCATGCTCAGCTCCGTCTCGCTCGCAGCTGAGGATCCCATCCGAAACTTCTCAGCTCGCAATATT ATACTTGGTTACTTTGACTATGCTTTCACGGCTATCTTTACTGTTGAGATCGTGTTGAAG ATGACAACATATGGAGCCTTTCTCCATAAAGGGGCTTTCTGTAGGAATTACTTCAACCTCCTGGACCTGCTGGTGGTGGGAGTTTCCCTCGTCTCCTTTGGCATTCA GTCCTCGGCCATCTCAGTGGTAAAGATTCTTAGGGTCCTTCGTGTCCTTCGACCCCTGAGGGCCATCAACCGAGCCAAAGGCCTAAAG CACGTGGTGCAGTGTGTGTTCGTGGCCATCAGAACTATCGGTAACATCATGATCGTCACCACTCTGCTCCAGTTCATGTTCGCCTGTATCGGGGTGCAGCTATTTAAG GGGAAGTTCTATCGCTGCACGGATGAAGCCAAGTCCGCCCCAGATGAGTGCAA GGGTACCTACATCCTGTATAAGGATGGAGACGTGAACCAGCCAACCATCCACAAACGACTGTGGCACAACAGCGACTTCAACTTTGACAACGTCCTCATGGCTATGATGGCGCTGTTCACTGTGTCCACTTTTGAAGGCTGGCCTTC TTTACTGTACAAGGCGATCGACTCCAACAGGGAGAACTTGGGTCCCATTTACAACTACCGCGTGGAGATTTccatcttcttcatcatctacatcatcatcatcgcttTCTTCATGATGAACATCTTTGTAGGTTTTGTGATCGTCACGTTTCAGGAACAAGGAGAGAAAGAGTACAAAAACTGTGAACTCGACAAAAACCAG CGTCAGTGTGTGGAGTACGCTCTTAAGGCGCGGCCGCTGAGGAGGTACATCCCTAAGAACCCGTACCAGTACAAGTTCTGGTATGTGGTGAACTCCACTGGGTTTGAGTACATCATGTTTGTGCTCATTATGCTCAACACGCTCTGCCTGGCTGTACAG CACTACGGACAGTCAGCGCTCTTTAACTACGTGATGGACATCCTTAACATGGTCTTCACTACTGTCTTCACTGTGGAAATGGTTCTCAAACTCATCGCTTTCAAACCCAGG CACTATTTCACTGATGCTTGGAACACATTTGATGCCTTAATTGTTGTCGGTAGCGTCGTCGATATTGCTATCACTGAAGTTAAT AACACGGAGGACAGCGCTCGCATCTCCATCACCTTCTTCCGTCTGTTTCGAGTCATGCGGCTGGTCAAGCTCCTCAGCAGAGGGGAGGGCATTCGCACGCTGCTTTGGACTTTCATCAAATCCTTCCAG GCTCTGCCATATGTTGCTCTTCTGATAGCCATGCTGTTCTTCATCTACGCCGTCATCGGCATGCAG GTGTTTGGAAAGGTCGCCATGGTGGACGGCACGCACATCAACAGAAACAACAACTTCCAGACCTTCCCTCAGGCTGTGCTCCTCCTCTTCAG ATGTGCCACTGGAGAGGCGTGGCAGGAGATCATGTTGGCCTGTATAGCAGGGAAACTGTGTGACCCCGAGTCCGACTACAACCCCGGGGAGGAGATGACGTGTGGCAGTGGATTTGCAATAATTTACTTCATCAGCTTCTACATGCTCTGCGCCTTCCTG ATTATCAATTTGTTTGTGGCCGTCATCATGGACAACTTTGACTATCTAACACGTGATTGGTCCATTCTGGGTCCACACCACCTCGATGAATTCAAGAGAATTTGGTCCGAGTACGACCCAGAGGCTAA GGGCAGAATAAAACATCTGGATGTTGTGACACTTCTTCGTCGTATCCAGCCGCCTCTCGGCTTCGGCAAACTGTGCCCTCACAGAGTGGCCTGCAag AGGCTGGTGGCCATGAACATGCCTCTGAACAGTGACGGCACAGTCATGTTCAACGCCACTTTGTTTGCACTGGTGCGCACTGCTCTGAAGATCAAAACAGAAG CAGGTAATCTGGAACAGGCCAATGAAGAACTGCGAGCTGTCATCAAGAAAATCTGGAAGAGAACCAGCATGAAGCTGCTGGATCAAGTGGTGCCTCCTGCTGGTG ATGATGAGGTAACCGTGGGGAAGTTCTATGCCACCTTCCTGATACAGGACTACTTTAGGAAATTCAAGAAACGTAAAGAGGAAGGCCTGGTGGGGGCTCACCCGACGCAGAACAACACAGCTATCGCTTTACAG GCTGGCCTTCGCACGCTTCATGATATTGGGCCCGAAATTCGGCGAGCGATATCATGTGATCTGCAAGATGACGAGCTAGTAGACTTTATTCCAGAGGAAGACGAGGAAATTTATAGG CGCAACGGCGGCCTCTTCGGTAACCACCTCATGAACGGTGGTCATCGGCGATCCAACGGCCACCAGACCAACGCAACGCAGCGCCCCCTGCAGGTGCAGCCTCCGCCTCACTACGCCCACATGGAGCAGCCGGTGGGACGGCTGTCTCGAGCCAACGCCATGTCCCACCCcaaccaccatcaccaccaccaccatcaccaccgcCACCACAACTCCTACGGCAAGTCTCCCAAATCCACCAACATCAACCTCAACAACGCCAACGTGTCCAGTCTGCCCAACGGAGGTCACCATCGTTACTACGAACACGCACCTCCCAATGGCTACCCGGGTCTTCGCAACGCCTACTACGACTACGAGAAGCCTCGGACGCCCCAAGGTCAAAG AAGGCGCTACTATGAGACCTATGTTAG GTCTCACGGAGTCGATGGACACCACCCCACCATCCGCAGGGAGGAGGAGTTTGAAGAAGACCGCCTCTCTGGGGAGTATTACAGCGGGGAGGAGTTTTATGAAGATGACAGTATGCTGTCAGGGGACAG GTATCAGAACAGTGACGCGGAGTACGAGACTCCCAAAGGTTACCATCACCCCGACAGTTACTATGAAGATGACGAGCAGCCTCTCTACCGAGACTCACGGAGGTCACCAAAGAGACGATTGCTTCCTGCCACACCTCAGGGTATCATACCCCCTG GTCACAGGAGGCCATCCTTCAACTTTGAGTGTCTGCGCAGACAAAGTAGCCAGGACGAGCTTCCACACCAGCGTACCGCTCTACCACTGCACCTTATGCAGCACCAG GTTATGGCTGTAGCAGGCCTGGACTCCAGCAGAGCCCACCGCCTCTCCCCAACCCGCTCCACCCGCTCCTGGGCCACTCCCCCTGCCACCCCGGCCAGTAAAGACCAGTCGCCATACTACACCCCTCTCATCCGTGTGGACCACCCACACAGGGAGAGTGCTGCTAGCAGCCAAGTGTCTGTGCGCAAGAGTTCCTGGTACACAGACGACCCCGAGTTCTCCCAGAGGATGTACTCGCCCGTCCACCTGCAGGTGCCACCTGAGTACCACAGCCAGTACCATCAGAAGAGAGGCAGCGCCACCAGCCTTGTGGAAGCG GTTTTGATATCAGAAGGGCTTGGGAGATACGCCAAGGATCCCAAGTTCGTCGCTGCCACAAAGCACGAGATAGCAGATGCATGTGAGATGACGATAGATGAGATGGAGAGTGCAGCCAGCCACCTGCTGAACGGAGGGATGGCCCCGAGCGTCAACGGGGTCAACGTGTTCCCCATTCTGACTCCGAGGGATTATGAACTGCAGGACACTGCAGCCAGCTACAGCGACGAGGAACCAGAGACGGAGCCAAGAGCTCCTTATGAGGAGGACCTGGCAGATGAGATGATCTGCATCACGACTTTATAG